TCTATCCTCGTGGTGCTTGGTTCCATCGCTACTATGTGCATGAACAGCATGAGCGAGTTCAGCCTGTTGGACAGCGAGGGGCAACCCACAGAGGACCCCCGTTTCGAGACTGTGGAGCACTTTGGCATCGGCTGGTTCACCCTAGAACTGGTCGCCAGGTTCGTTGTGGCGCCAGATCTTCTGCATTTCTTCGAGCACCCGTTAAACGTTATAGACCTGGTGTCCATTCTCCCGTTTTACCTGACACTCCTTATAAACCTGGTAGTGGAGAGCAGCCCGGCGCTGGCCAACCTGGGACGCGTTGCGCAAGTGCTGAGGCTGATGAGGATTTTCCGCATCCTGAAACTGGCCCGGCACTCCACAGGGCTGCGCTCCCTGGGGGCCACCCTCAGGAACAGCTACAAAGAGGTGGGCCTGCTTCTCCTCTACCTGGCCGTCGGGGTGTCGTTTTTCTCCGTCATGGCCTACACGGTGGAGAAAGAGGACAGCGAGGATCTCTCAACCATCCCGGCGTGCTGGTGGTGGGCCACCGTCAGCATGACCACCGTTGGGTACGGAGACGTGGTGCCGGTGTCCATAGCGGGCAAGCTGACCGCCTCGGCGTGTATCCTGGCTGGGATCTTAGTAGTTGTGCTTCCGATTACGCTTATTTTCAATAAAGTTCTCCCTCTTCtacaagagacaaaaacagctgGAGATCGCAATGAGAAGCTGTGATTTCGACGAGGGGATAAAAGAGGTACCCTCGGTCAACCTGAGGAACTATTACGCACACAAAGTCAAATCCCTCATGGCGAGCTTATCAAACATGAGTCGGAGTTCACCCAGTGAACACAGTCTGAATGAATCAATacactgaaacagtttcatCAAGGACACCCGGTCAGTTTGGGTGACACTGTTCACTCAGTGTGGTTGCATGGGGAGCTGTCCAGGGTGCTGAAACCTCTGGACCGAAAGCCTGCTTCCTTCCACAGATGTCCGACCGTTTGCCTCTCTGTAGCTCAGTGCAATAATGTGTTAGTCTATGTGTCAGTGACAATGAGAAAGTACGCAAATGTACAGGACAGCCTGATTATAATATCTCACTGTGCATTGTCATGGCCCGTCGCCAAATAGGCTGAACTAAATTTGACCACAGCAGATTTAAAAGACAGAGAATGCTGTAGGTGTTTACAGTCCTAGAAGGTGTCACACTGTTGTCCACCCTCCAGCTATACTTGTCGTGATAAAAGTCTGAATGTAACTCCAGCTGTATCCCTTTTTGAAAGAGTGTTGACGTGTAATTGTGGTGTTGCAACAAGATT
The window above is part of the Lates calcarifer isolate ASB-BC8 linkage group LG15, TLL_Latcal_v3, whole genome shotgun sequence genome. Proteins encoded here:
- the LOC108876244 gene encoding LOW QUALITY PROTEIN: potassium voltage-gated channel subfamily S member 2 (The sequence of the model RefSeq protein was modified relative to this genomic sequence to represent the inferred CDS: deleted 1 base in 1 codon), which encodes MTGHVLGEPGAGAHMDDKAAIRINVGGFKKRLQSDTLSRFPETRLARLLHCQSKESILELCDDYDDTEKEFYFDRNPALFPYVLNFYNTGRLHVMAELCIFSFSQEIEYWGINEFFIDSCCSSAYHCRKMDQDREDWEDRSDEGSTTSSFDELLEFYNDASKFDKQLLGSARRRIWLMLDNPGYSVASRIISILSILVVLGSIATMCMNSMSEFSLLDSEGQPTEDPRFETVEHFGIGWFTLELVARFVVAPDLLHFFEHPLNVIDLVSILPFYLTLLINLVVESSPALANLGRVAQVLRLMRIFRILKLARHSTGLRSLGATLRNSYKEVGLLLLYLAVGVSFFSVMAYTVEKEDSEDLSTIPACWWWATVSMTTVGYGDVVPVSIAGKLTASACILAGILVVVLPITLIFNKFSLFYKRQKQLEIAMRSCDFDEGIKEVPSVNLRNYYAHKVKSLMASLSNMSRSSPSEHSLNESIH